From the Cohaesibacter sp. ES.047 genome, one window contains:
- the iolG gene encoding inositol 2-dehydrogenase, which produces MMISIGLIGAGRIGKLHAANIAQSANTELVAVTDFAPEAAEALAGDYGIKAVSAEDLMADPAIDAIFVCSSTDTHADYTEMAVKAGKHVFCEKPVDMSSDRIRACLKVVEASGKKLMIGFNRRFDPNFAAVRARIEAGEIGDVELVTITSRDPSAPPVEYVKRSGGLFRDMMIHDLDMARFLLGEEPVTLFARGSSLVDAGIGEAGDVDTAVAVLETASGKICQISNSRRATYGYDQRIEVHGSKGMLSAGNCRATTVTLANSNGYQIDPSLDFFLERYGEAFRKELEAFVKLCEGEAVSIPTGEDGLKAQLLADAATESVKDGSLKALS; this is translated from the coding sequence ATCATGATCTCCATCGGACTGATTGGAGCCGGACGCATCGGCAAGCTGCATGCTGCCAACATTGCCCAATCCGCAAACACCGAACTCGTCGCCGTGACTGACTTCGCGCCCGAGGCCGCAGAAGCCCTTGCCGGGGACTACGGTATCAAGGCTGTGTCAGCCGAAGACCTCATGGCCGACCCGGCCATTGACGCCATCTTTGTCTGCTCGTCAACGGACACCCATGCCGACTACACCGAAATGGCGGTCAAGGCTGGCAAGCATGTCTTCTGCGAAAAGCCGGTCGATATGTCCTCGGATCGCATACGTGCCTGCCTCAAGGTTGTCGAAGCATCCGGCAAGAAACTGATGATCGGCTTCAATCGCCGCTTCGATCCCAACTTTGCAGCGGTTCGCGCCCGCATCGAAGCGGGTGAAATCGGCGACGTCGAACTCGTCACCATCACCTCCCGCGACCCGTCTGCTCCCCCGGTCGAATATGTCAAACGCTCCGGCGGCCTCTTCCGCGACATGATGATCCACGATCTAGACATGGCACGGTTCCTGCTCGGCGAAGAGCCGGTCACCCTGTTCGCACGTGGCTCCAGCCTCGTTGATGCAGGCATTGGCGAAGCAGGCGATGTCGACACCGCTGTCGCAGTTCTCGAAACCGCCAGCGGCAAGATCTGCCAGATCTCCAACTCCCGCCGCGCGACCTATGGCTACGACCAGCGCATCGAGGTGCATGGCTCCAAAGGCATGCTGAGTGCAGGCAACTGCCGCGCGACGACAGTGACATTGGCCAATTCGAATGGCTATCAGATCGACCCGTCCCTCGATTTCTTCCTTGAACGCTACGGCGAGGCCTTCCGCAAGGAACTTGAGGCTTTCGTCAAGCTCTGTGAAGGCGAAGCCGTGTCCATCCCCACCGGCGAAGATGGCCTGAAAGCCCAGCTATTGGCCGATGCAGCAACCGAGTCCGTTAAAGACGGCTCTCTCAAAGCCCTGTCCTGA